The sequence GCGCTGATTACATTGTTACTTTTGTATGGAACAGTTCTATTGAATCTATTGACCAAAAATATGTATGCGACGATATTAATTTTGCTTATCGTATTTTTCTTGCCGGATTTACTAGTAACAGTGGGAATTAAAATGACCTGGTTGCATTCGATTAAATACATTGATATTGGCGCTATACTCTCTGGCCAATTGGCAGCAGAGTTCGGGAACAGCAAATTGGATTATAAGCATGGATTTGTCTGGTTAATTGCGTTAAACCTAATTGTATTGGTAGTCCTTTATGGAAAAAATAAACTGTCGTATATTCGAAAAGCACCCGTTAAATTGATGTAGAAAGTTGAGGAAAGTGATGCTTAAATTATCGAATGTTTCTGTTGCATACAAAGATAAAGTGGTATTGAATAATTTTGATTTGACTGCAAATCAAGGTGAGATTATCGGTGTTGCAGCCCCAAATGGTACTGGGAAAACAACTTTATTTAATGTGATGGCGAATTTTATCAAACCGAATTCAGGCAGTGTGATGTTCAATGGGAAATATGCTTACCGAAATGAGCAAGAAGAACTGTTGATTCGTAAGCGATTGACTACATTCCCAGAACAAAGTGATTTGTTTGAAGAGTTGTCCGGAGTGGACCACTTGAATTTATATGCCAACATGTGGAAGGGAACCTCAAAGCATGTTCCAGAAATCATTGAGAAATTGCGTATGGGGAACTACGTCAAGAAAAAGGTGCGCACCTATTCGTTAGGCATGCGTCAGCGTTTATGCTTCGCTATGATGGCGGCTGCAGATACGCCGATTATGCTGATGGATGAAGTGATGAATGGGCTAGATACATCGAATGTTGCTTTGATTTCTGAATGCTTAATAGAAATGAAACAGAATCAGAAACTAATTTTTGTGGCTTCTCATCTTTTAGAAAACTTGGATCTTTATGCAGACCGGGTAATTTTTTTGAAACATGGAAAAATTGTTCATGAGCAGTTATTTACACAAGAAAATGAGGCTTATCTTAAAGTCGAGATGAATCACCAGCAGTTTGAAAAGCTGAAAGAGGAGTTTGCTTTACCTACTGATCATATTTTTATTGCGGGTTATCTATTGTGCATACCTCTAAAAGGAATGACTATGGCAGAACAAACAAAGTGGATTGAGCGGATGCTCGACTTCAACGAGAAAGTATTGGCAGTCG comes from Sporosarcina sp. FSL K6-3457 and encodes:
- a CDS encoding ABC transporter ATP-binding protein, producing MLKLSNVSVAYKDKVVLNNFDLTANQGEIIGVAAPNGTGKTTLFNVMANFIKPNSGSVMFNGKYAYRNEQEELLIRKRLTTFPEQSDLFEELSGVDHLNLYANMWKGTSKHVPEIIEKLRMGNYVKKKVRTYSLGMRQRLCFAMMAAADTPIMLMDEVMNGLDTSNVALISECLIEMKQNQKLIFVASHLLENLDLYADRVIFLKHGKIVHEQLFTQENEAYLKVEMNHQQFEKLKEEFALPTDHIFIAGYLLCIPLKGMTMAEQTKWIERMLDFNEKVLAVGPLGTVEYYEKYYSDME